TGTGCATCTTCAAAGTCACATTCTTTTTAGGAGTTGCTACAAGGCTGCACTGGGCATTTGGAGAAGCTCTGCTACTATTGGTCAAGGCTATTGATTGAAATGACATTTCATGAGAAGAAGCCTCAATTGTGATTGAAGTTAAACCAGAATTCTCATCCTTATTTAAGGATCCTGGACTGTATATGGAACCAATTCCATCCATATTAGGGATTTCTTTGACAATGGAGATGTCTGGATCTGCATCAGAGAATGCCATGGACAAAGATGGCTTTGGGTACCTGAAAAGAAATGGGTTTTGGACGGTATTGGTAACAGAATGCCGAATGAGAATTAGAAACTCTGTGCAGGAAAGCAGATTTATTGGTGCCCTTAACAAATACAAGGCCATTATCTCACTTGAGTAATCATTATTTAATTCAGAAAAACACAGCGACACTTACCCTGAATTTTTCTGAGGACAACAATCTAGATCAATTATTTCCTTGCTATGATCAGCATCCACATCCATTCGCACAAATTGCTGAACTTCCATACAACCTTGAGATGCCAGTTGGCCATCATGCTTCATTTCAGAATTCTCTGGTCGTTTGCAACAATCGAACTTCTTTAATTTCTGATATTTCACTTTTGTAATTCCTTCATTTTGACCCATAGAGTGAATAATTTCCTCTTTAGCTTCAAAACTCTGTGAAACATTAACCATATTCTTGCTTACTCTTTCCTGCATGAAGGTTAACCAATTTATAATACTTAATATTGTTCAAGGATAAGAAAAGTATCTGAAGAAGAAAATCGGGAGCATGCAGCAAACCTTGACATCACTGAAAAAGGATTTTAATTCCTCCATTGACGTATCAAAGTTGTTATAATGTCTGATGGATTTCTTTAGCCACTTTGACACATTTGCTGTATTTCTTTCCTTGTGATAGCGTTCATCTGCTtggaataaattattaaatttgtaTAAACAATGTTAAAAGGCAGACATAGAAACAACAAAAGACTAATAAATTGcacccaaaaaccaaaaagatgTCAAAGAAATTGTGTTTAAAACTTTGAAAAACCTTTACATAGTGAGcacttagaaaaaaaaaagaattaaaaagatATCATGGAAAAGTTTGACAGCAAATCGCACAAAAGATGAGGCTGAAGTTAGCCAATGCGAGATTCAAAAACAGCTTTCATAGAAACATTACTGAGCTGACAGTGACACTGAGAGTTTAAAGTCCGAATACAAAATATTCTAGTTAATAAATTTGCCAAAAAACTACTTCTGTTGAGAAAATTATCCGTGATTTTAAGAGATAAGAACATATATTCAAGAACAGTTACCTAATAACATGACAGCTCCATAATCAAACCTATGGCGAATGCAACGTCCTACACAAATAAAGAAGCCAGTTAATACAGAATAGCCTAACTACAGATTAAAATAAATCATCAGATGGTGCACAGAAAACTTTCAAATGAGGCTTGGTGGAAAAATTTCTACGCTTAGTGATGAGTCATCTTATACACAAATATGTGTTAAGTTAATCCACTTTGAAAAGGTAGGGATTACCTGCAGCTTGATTTAGAGCTCGAAAGGCTTGCTGGCAATACCACTCGTTCCCACTCAAAAGGCTTTTGGATGACTTATGTGTATCATTATACTTCTTCTTTAAGACAACTTGAATATCATTTCTGAAAAGAGGTTGAGAGCAATCAGCGAACTGTTACTCATAAGACATATCTGTTCCAAAACAAAAATACTAAAACGAGAAGTTCTTACATGTTGGGAAACGGAATCCCGACAATTATCTGAGATAGTTAAGATAAATAGACAATCAGATAAAAATATGACCATTGTATTACTGTATTAGCCAATCCAATTAACCAAAGATTATGATGTCTAAGCTCATCAGTCTCCTCCCCATTGTGACCAAACACCAACCTCCCCCTCTCCCCCACCCTCCCTCCCCCACCTCAAAATATAAATCACACTAccaaaaaacagaaaaggaTACCACTGCCCGAGCATTGTCATCTGAAAAATCAATTCCTTCTGAAACCTGCAAGCATAAGCATAATGATTGAGCATGTGCAAACTTAACAAAACACCCTATCATTATTTTTATGTAGGACCACAATTGTGTGCACCTTTCCTCGGCACACAGCAAGAAAAGCAGCTCCATCAATGTTACTCTTTCGTGGACACTTGAATGCAGCGAAGTGACTTTTTTTTGCTATCTTGTTGGCACTTTTCTTTGCCCCAAGAACTGGTTTATTACCCTTACAAATTGAATCATAATAACCCTTCAAAACAGCATCAAATTCCTCCTGGTCTCCTCCTCTTGGCTCTGCGCTAAGCAATAACAACTAAGTAGTACAATCCAACACAaaataacaataaagaaaaatcAACAATGAGCTCCAAGTCTTGCATTCATGCAGAAATACCATGAGACGAATAAAGTATAAGCACAATCTCACAGGAAACTTCTAAAGGAATGTTTTATGAAGCATAACATAAGTAGTGAGTGAGTAAGCGAACAAAAAAAGCCTCACCAACAAAAAGgttctttttttcatttaacTGAGACCATTGTCCTGTTCCATGCCAACGCTTGCATAGTTTTCCCATCAGCTTATAACTTGGGAAGAACACAAGACACCCACCTGGAACAATCTTGAAAATTTCTTCCAAGGATTTTCCGAGTGCATCCTTCACAGTAACATAAAATTACAATATTAGTTTACTAAGtggaaattaaactaaaaatcatttcaaaatttggtAAAATTACCTGGAAGGCATATTCATCTGCTGTCTTATAACTTGCATTCAATGGTAAGTTACCTGGGCCAGTAGAAATAACAGCGGGCCAAACCTGCAGGGAAAAAGCTGAAACCTTATACTTACAAGAACTATGCAAGCAGAAAGAATGGATGACCAGTATGggacaaaaaattaatatacttgTGATTCAACATCAATAACATGTGGAGCTTCCAGAGTTGTTCCAAACTGAAGACCAAGCTCAGATGAAAAGGAATTCATAGGTGACAGAGTcctaagttaaaaaaaaaaaagattggtcAGGCGTATGATTACTGTGAAAAGTATCTCACCTAGAGGCAAGCAATGCAACGAAAGTGCAGGAAACCAGACCATGAGAAGCATCAGTCACCAATATAAAACAGGCAAAAACATTCATTTGGACAAATAGTTATAAAAATACAATTGTACAGATTCACCTGCACTATACTAACCCTGATGTTAAAATGACTGACAAGGAAAGATCAGCAATATCTTTAAACACAACAGCAGGATTCAAACACCACAAACTTAAGGTATGCGTCCAATCGCCAGAAGCTCCTGATACAATATCAGAATCCGTATTTTATCAAACTGCAGCTCCCATAAAGATATTTTTAtgagaaataatgagatcaaaAAAATGCAATACAAAACATAGTGAACTAGAGGTCCACCAAAAAATTATACAACCTTCAAGGACAAAACCAAAGTACCGTCGTAATGTAATTCAACTCACCGAATGAGCTACATAAGCACcccaatttaataaaataatagaacTGACAGATCCCTGAAGACTATAGAAGGAAGCCCATAATGATGCCCAAAACCGACTCTTTCCCAAGAGCTTTCTTCTACATCCCCACTATAGCTCTCAAAGACTCCTATTTCTCTCCAAGAAAATTACCCAAATGACAGCTACCACAGTGGAATTCCACAACATTCTTGCCTTTCTTCCTCCACTAAAAGACATACTTTACAGAAAGAATGTTTAAAGGGTAACATGAAAACAAATTTGAACAATGCCTCTGCTTTACCAACTACATgattaatttggatgaaaattaaACTGCTAGACAGAGAAGACCCAACGAAAAATATTAGCCACGTGTTCTATATCACTATCCTCAGAGATAACCAGATAACAGCTATTAATTGCTTACCAGCATCTCTTTTAACATATCGTTGTAAAGCAAGCTGAAAATCAACCATATGACACCCATTTCTTGAGAAAAAGTAAGTAAGCGAAGAGAACAATCCTGTGTGACATTATCAAAGAAGATCAATCGATATATTTAGTGAGGGTAAACTTAAGACATTTATACTTAAAAACTACAAGGTTTTTACCTTCCAATATCACAACAGCCATGCCACTTAAATGTGGTATATCTGATTCTGTATCTGTAGCAGCTTTGAATGCCTGAAAAAGAAAACACACTTTGACTGACACAGAACAAAATAGTGTGTAATGGGAGAAACTATTGTAGCTAAATTACCTTCACAGCACATTCAAGTAAGATTGGGAAGCACTGCTGTGATACATTAGCTTCTTGGAGCTCTCTCAAAGCCTTATCGCCAGTCCAACTGTGACATAcaataaaaaccacccaaagaaaagttaaaagaccagtctaaaattattcaaaatGCTAGATTTCCAAACCTGAAACACAAACACTTCTCATCCTATCGGTAATTGTTTAAAGAAATTTTAAGAATTAACAGAAAGAGTGAAAGATCAAATTActtgtttacattttttttattacaagatTGCAAAGTGAAAGGTACCCCATAATTGCatgaaccatttttttttttaaattacttgaaaaTATTATAGTTAACAGATCAATGATAAATTGATAATTGAGGAAAACGTCAACCAAAATTCTTACCAAGAGACATAGTACTGAAATTCACGCTTCTCCAACTTATTTTTCCTTTGCTCAATCCAACTTATGAGGCCCTATGGATATGTATCACTCATTAATGACCACAGAATCACAAAACAGTTACTTGAAACAATTGCAAGAAGTATATATGAAACCAAACCTGTATTGTTTCGTATAGAGGTTGGTATACCAAAACGTCAACTGGGCAAAGCTGCTCTAGTTCTATCTGCAATTCTTTAGAAGGTATGACAACTATATAAGAACTAGAAAGTGACATGAAAGAAAATATTACTAGTTTAGTGCCCTACTGTGCAAAATGTCTTCTTCAATATCAACACTACCAGCATCACGAGCAACGTCTTCCATATTGCTGCAAACAAGTAATTTAAAAGACCTCTTGAGAAAGTCTCAAAGACCCAAGCATGAAAGTCTTAATTAAAACAAGTTCAGAAAATTTTAAAAGGGAAGTAATTTCAACACACCCTATTTCACATTCTACACACCCCATTTTAATTTCAACCATTGATTCTCCTTTGATTGTTCAATCTCAGGGCTAAAATTAGAAGAGGGGAGTGTAAGAGGTGAAAAAAGGTGTGTTGAAATCATttccaaatttaaaatttaggcAAATAAAATAGGGAAATATCTCCTTTTATTTTGTATCCTGCAGCCAAAAAGAATCCATAGAATGAAGCACCAAGTTAATGGGGAATCTTTCGACTTAATAATCAACATATTCTAATTTATAGCAGTGATATGTAGCAGGAAAACGCATAATATTAACCAGGGAATTCCTCATTTTTATGATCAAGTACAACTGGAAATTGGAAAATGCAGAATCTTCATTTACCTCTTAAATAGTGTTGCAAAGAAATACAAGGGGTGTCAAACAGAATATAACTTGAAGTAGAAAGAATGTTTGAAACAAAGAGAGGATCAATCACAATAATGCTGCAACTCATATTGCCTATACGCAGAAAACCGAGCAAggtgaaaaaaagaaaataaaacaaatatatacacAAAGTGGTACAACATACTGGGCTTCATCGAGAACAACAATGGATCCCTTAATATCTACTTCCATTGCTCCCCGAATTACTGGATTAATGATGTAGTTATATGGGCAAAAAACCAATTCTGCATCATCTGACAAAGATCGTGCTGCATAATATGAACAACCTGAAAAGTGACGAGTATCTCAGCCAAATGTAACTATAGCAGTATACACAGTGCACATGCTAGATATATAACAACAAAGCAGACCTTTCACAGATTTTCCAACTTTTACAAGATCTTCAATATCATGGGCCTCATGGCAGCCTCCTTTCTGAAGTGATGGATGGCCTTTGACTTTGTTTACATTTCTGTTGGCAAGAGAGATTGTCATACGATTACGCTCCTAATTAATTGTTCTAAATGCTCTGAAGTACATCTGCTGTGTAACCAAACACAAATAAGATAATGGCAGCACAAAAATAGAAAAGTAACTCACTTAAATTCTAAGCATCCAACCTCTCGGTTCTTCAAAAGCAGCTTACTGAAAATTCAAATAACAGATTTTAGACAGAAACATAAAAGGAGATAACAAAAAGGAGTAACAATATATGTTAAAAGTGCACCATTCTTCGTCAATATTCTCTTTCCCATGTACTTGTGCATTTGTGCAGTAATGCTTCCTTGAGGcctggaaaaaataaaaatggtgaaAAACAAGCATGCAAACAAGAAAGGTGTGGTGCATCTTAGTGTAAGTTTAGACTGCACCAACTTTGATGGTAGAAACTTAGTCAGGAATTtctagaaaagaaagaaaaaagaaaaaaacagtaACAGAGGAACTTAATAATTCTTTCTGCTGTATGGACCACATTTTGGTGAATGGTTAAATACACAGATATCATGTAACTGAAACATTCATCTTAAGCAATGTCGGTACTCTTCATCTGACCATATCCAGATTTCTACAAACACAGATGCTTGTGCAAACTTCAACATTCGGCACTTTACAGTCTCCATCAAACcttcatttttcatttaaaacttAAATAAAGTGTAAAGTCTGAACACTGAAGTAATTGGAAATCTCAATGTTCCTTAACGACAAATCTTTGTAGGAGCGATCAGATCAACATTAACAATAAACATAAAAGGAATGTATTAAACTTACCAGCACTGCCATAGGCACCCGGTAGGAAGTTTTCCGATACTCACGTATCACTTGAGAAATTTGTGAGTGTGTCCTCCTAAATagacatgaaaaaaaatatgatcgTTAAGTTAGTCTAATCAATTTGACACTCAATGGTACTTCAAAGCTCATAGTTATTCAATTCTACTGTTGGACTTGGACTTATAAAATGATAAGCAAATCAAAGGATGATTCCATTTAGCAAGCAATATgctgaaattttgaaatatcTCTAACATCTTTCATTTCAAGGGCTCGTTTTCATGATAAGAAAGCAGATTTCTAACTCTAAGGCTAgttcaacaaaaataaataagcaAACAACTTACGATGCGTAGTATATGGTAGGTGTTGCCCTTTTCTTTTCATCCTTATTGTTTGCCAAGGATTGCTTTGTCTTTGCCTTCTCCGATAACTGAACacctataaataaaaattacacatTTAACAATTAATGCAACGGAAGTAGCAGTTTGAAGCATCTATACCATACGTATATAAATTTGTATCCTATAAAAACTAAGTGGACTCTATGAAATTGACATCAGAATCTAACGGGTGAATAGAAaatcaagaacaaaaaaatataaatttagggtttaatgtGATGGCACAAACTTGAAGGTTCCTCTTCGGGAACAAATCCGCCGCCGTGAGCCGCCGGATCGGTCATGGCCTTGGGATCGGGCTTGGAATGCAAGAGATTGGCGAACTGATTCTTGGACTTATAAGCCTGTTGCCAAGCGAGAGTGGAGCAGAGAAGAGAAAGCGATTTTCCGGTTCCGGTCGGAGACTCGAGCAATGCGTGGCAATGACCGTCTCTGTGAGCTCGATCGAGAGTGGAGATGACCCTGCTCATGAATGCCAGCTGGGCACCGTACGGGTGGTACGGGAACTCCACCTGGACGCCTCCAATTTGGTACCCATTTTTGGAGGTTTTAGTGgtagggttagggtttcttCCGGGAGTTGCAGACACCATTTTTGGGTGCTCTGGTGCGGAAATAAAAGTCTGGGAATGAAGGAATCCATGGGTTTTATGAGGGTGAAAATGTGGGGTTATTTAGGCGGGAAAATTAGGAGCGCAAAccctttttgttctttttctttacccttttattttttgggcaaaaatattctcatattttcttaagtgattattttataaattgtgGATGTGGGTCCataacaataattttttattattttcaatcaTCTCCAAAGAATTCCAtaaaaattaattgaatgcaaatatgtgattaaaacttaaaatggagagagaatgaaaattgaaaacatgaaTTACTAACCCAATAAAAATTTCGATTTTAGGAAAAAGATTTTCACCCTAAAATTCATCACCATCTATTTGTAATAACAATGAAGAAGCAAAACTGAAGAGAACTGGTTGGATTAATTGGAACACTGCCAATTTCATTGATCCTTCTTCCCATGCAAATAAGAAATCAAATTGAGTATCTAATTATAAACTTTAAATGTAAACAAAAAGTATTAAAAGGCTTACTAAAACTATTAAAGCAAAAAGCaacattaatttaaattttgaacaaCCTGATTTCTGCATATTCCTTTTATCTGTTGCGTAACTTGCGTTACCAACATTCACAGAGAAAATTCAATGAAGGAAAACTACAATTTTGAAGTTAAATTGGgttttaatgaataaatttagATTACGTCTGCCCACAAACACATTGATCTCTAAGACATCAAATGATATGAATTACAAAGAACAGGAATAAAATGAGTTCTATCACAGTAATGAACAACAAATAAGGCAATAATTGTGCAAATGGTTCTCTGCAAGTGCCGGCTGTGCAGGCCATGAGATTTAGTTGTGTACGTTCACAGCAGCACCAATGGTTCTTCCCTGCTTGAAAATATAGACGGATTACTTCTAAACAGAAATACATTGGCAGCAGATACGTGTAAAATCAAAGTCATGTTTGCCACCCATTTGTTTGCACTTGATGCTTTAGATTTTCATGGTTAATCTGCAAGCAATGATGATAAAATAAGAAGTCTAACTATAATGCACAATCCCAAATATAAAGGTTGTAAGCAATTTAACCTAAATACCTTTAACTTTGACAATTTTCTGATGGCAATACTTTTACTCCAGTTACTTTTAGAATACTGAAAGATAAATAATTTGTCAAGTTTGAGGTAACAAATTGTAATCATGTTTACAAAATTAAATAGTAAGAACTGTTACCTTAATCTTGTACTTCAACCTTTGTACTTTGAGACAGGTGTGATGCTTGTAACTCtgacaaaaaaatgaaattttatttctgtttgaAAGTTGAATGCAATTTGAATTTACAGTATACTTTTGTATGAAAATCTTACCGTATTTAGAAAAGTTGTTTGGTCACTATTAATCTTTTTCCTACAcccataaattgttttttttataattcgagataattaatttgtagactgtttttaattttataatttgagATAATTAATTTGTAGAAAGATATAGACAATgccattaaaaataaataggtaAGAAATGGTGTTGTACCTAATTTGTTTGACTTTATTCCAAATTCGTATGATGCGAAGAGTTGTTGAAGGTTTTAATTCTTCTACAACCTTTTTCATGCGCCACCTATATATTGAAGGTACATATAATGTTAGAATTCCTTGTAAcaaatttaataacaaatttagaaTACATACTGCTcatgcttcttttttttccacTCTTTGAGAATCAGTTGGCTTATATCAGTAGTTTTTACTCCAACAGATATCTCCCAACTAAGTGTAAAAATAGAGACACGTTAGTTTAGGATCTTATCAATAGGTAGTtccttctccattttttttgtgggtattcttgtaaatattatgagaatgaaaacaaataatttttttaatttccataGCACACATATAGGACATCAAGATAATCAAAATTGAAACTCATAATCtgaccaaaattaaaaaatcgcacaatgaaaatttcaaaggaagaagtttaaaaaactaaaattgacTTAGAAATACTAAATACAAACTCATATATACATCCTGAAAGCTGCAGTAGATCGCATCAAATTCATCACCTAAAAGATAAACcgtaaaaaaaaacctaaaactgATAGGGTAAATTTAGATTGAGAATTACCCAAAGTTACTCAACCCTTTGAACTTTGGAGCCTAATAGAATCGTCTTGACCCTATAacaaaaaggagagagaaagaataagaaaattgaaataaaaagcaCCAAGATTTTAACCACAAAAGCTAAAACACATACGTTTCAAAGGTGAAAACCCGTGGAAGTGAAAAGAAAGAAGCTTACACCCAGATTAATTTCCTTTTTACGCctggggagagggagagggagagagagaagaatggCAAagcaaaaaaagcaaaaaatttgaaaaaaaagaagaatgatGACTCGGAAGTTGCTTAAACCCGTTTTATCCCACGTTGGAGTGTGAGAGTCTGTAATACCAAGCAACAACTCTTGATAGCAGTTACATAACTAAGGGGAAAATTAGAACATTTGAatttggaaatgggaaaatgaGTAGAAAcggaaaaaatgaaattttacgAACTGGGAAGTTAGTGTTTGTAGTGGGCAAATTACACTCCTTTTTGAAAACTCACGGCAACCTCTACCCCTTTCTTTTTCCCACGTTGGTTtcgtatatatctatatataaatatataattttgtgagatattaattctttttatctcatttttaaatttcttagatactttttttaaatataattttgttagattaataTTTTCTCCAAAAATAGAAGAGGAGTGGAGTATTATATGacctttttttaaaaaaaaatttcaataaaacaCAACTAATATTTCTAACACACTCACCACTGTTGAACGCAATATCATTTTTGCATTTATCTTCTGGTACGTGGGTTCTGGGTAGTTTTTGTTTCTACGGTTGTTCATGGTTCTCTCTGAATTTGGAACTAATGACACCATTTTGAACATCTTTTTCATTTGCCGCTTAGAAAAATTTTCCTTGGCTGAGCATATGAAAGGCATTGAAGTGAAATTTGTAAACTGCAAGTAACTGAATATGAGGAGTTACTGCTTGGTAGTGGGTGGAAATTTTGATCCAACGGgagttgaaattaattaaataaaagaaattcaAGGAGAGAAGAATCATAGGATAAGTAGGATTCTCCCACGTTGGTTGGtttctgacacaccccgatcgagatcaaggcatgatgGTCGTcatgtgagggtgacgtagccatgtgcacagtgtggaagcaataaagataagaaatatacgaataattaaaaccgaatctactagagtgcactactaaacaagaagtgttaggagtaagaTACATAAGTAAATactcataatcagagcatagaaagtctaggtgcagtccagtaggacaagtactaattatatagtaccataagatgtcctacaattatttagataggtcagaACCACCGAAATCCTCAAGGCCACCGACatcaagcttacctaaaacctggaggggcgcaaaacagaaaacgtgagtgggcaaaaacaaatgttttacaaaaccatttcatttatccacatatataacccctcgctgtaaaacatgtataatttttcccaaaattaaggtataagcatatacataaatatatatgtaaaatatcaactcaattcatgcttcatataatcatattcatatgtaagtcatgccaatatataacaaagtaaacaattcaggtaagaataattttgtttgtaccatacttgaccaatcccgaaactactgagcaccagtcaacgttataccgtcaaagacctagaagagtttccttccaaccaggatgCCAattacagcgcgacacgtgtcaatatcagaagccaatcatagcgcgacgcgtgtcaacatcagaagccaatcacaacacgacacgtgtcaatgtcagaatgaaactagaaactctcttttataaatagagatcattctctcacaatatttcctaatgtcatttgtactaaatcattcacttgtactcactaaaggagagcttgaacctatgtacttgtgtaaacccttcacaattaatgagaactcttctactccgtggacgtagccaatctgggtaaaccacgtacatcttgtgtttgcttccctatctttatccatttacatactgatctatactagtgaccggagcaatctagtgaaggtcacaaacttaacactttatgttgtaccaaagtcctcattgattttgtgcatcaacatttggcgccgtctgtgggaacgacacttattcccactctcttcagctttgtcaagctggttttcaccattcgtacactctcttttgaccaggcatccctctccaacatggggagcgaaggaagccacagcacacagaatgacacccctcttgcacctagtgcgaagcaacgaaagaaggaaggaaagagggttgctcttcaagctaaaatcgatgagctaaaagctcaaaacaacaaaatagcaatgaagaatgaggtcctctaggagcagtatgagaagctctttgagacactctacgaaactatgcgtactcaaacacgcgagcttgttgcccctgtggacatcaaccatcatctgggtgtcccccaacacggagggtcatcttccttcgacatgggtatccctgatgaggagcgagctcatCATTAAAAcattaatcaacatgagacttctctcaacccagctgcttcgacccgaagcaagagaagtggaggaagacacctccttgcagaagggttggaaggatcgaaagccgtttatcgtgactaccGAGACCTCCTAGAGCAACGTCgtgagaatcccctccacatatgctcgaagatcaatgacccaagggtttctgaaagactcggtcccctcccactaCCCAAGCCAACTGCCAATCTAGGAAAGGAACGACATGTcgtagaggaacatgaaggtacaagggactctaaggtattccgacagactcgccctagaagtcagtacagcgagtccaaggaaaaaccacacgcccttgctcaaactttcctacttcaaagaGTCGATGGAGACTtatgaaagaaaatcccagtggtacatgacttcactcaagacccccttgtcctacaactccttaaggaagtaaacaagttgaaggccgaacgtcaggccgagatacctgactggaaccaacccaggcctggccctctcacaaggaggatcctcgacacaccccccttcaagcgaagacaaaacaaaagcttggtttacaactctatactggaagggaagacccaattgaacacattaacctctttgagtccaccatggcatatcggatgcacaccgatgatatgagcatatttatgcgacttagtgagcttgttcttgtgcatttaagttgtgttttcttagttaaattagtcttttaagctattttcatgtgttttcaggttttaagggcaaagtatgcaaagtagtgcattttggagaaaaattgagcttggaatggatatcacatgcttggaacgaaaggaatggacgagatTGAAGGAGTCCTAGttaaagatggattcctagtcaaagatggattcctagaagaatgaggatttctactcaaacaaggtttcctacttgaagtaggaaagttaagcctaaagtTTCCTAATTTGGGtggatctttcctaaacctagatGGCCTTAAGTTCCAGCAATATTGAAGGTTTCCTA
The nucleotide sequence above comes from Malus sylvestris chromosome 16, drMalSylv7.2, whole genome shotgun sequence. Encoded proteins:
- the LOC126609370 gene encoding uncharacterized protein LOC126609370, which gives rise to MVSATPGRNPNPTTKTSKNGYQIGGVQVEFPYHPYGAQLAFMSRVISTLDRAHRDGHCHALLESPTGTGKSLSLLCSTLAWQQAYKSKNQFANLLHSKPDPKAMTDPAAHGGGFVPEEEPSSVQLSEKAKTKQSLANNKDEKKRATPTIYYASRTHSQISQVIREYRKTSYRVPMAVLASRKHYCTNAQVHGKENIDEECKLLLKNREVGCLEFKNVNKVKGHPSLQKGGCHEAHDIEDLVKVGKSVKGCSYYAARSLSDDAELVFCPYNYIINPVIRGAMEVDIKGSIVVLDEAHNMEDVARDAGSVDIEEDILHKLQIELEQLCPVDVLVYQPLYETIQGLISWIEQRKNKLEKREFQYYVSCWTGDKALRELQEANVSQQCFPILLECAVKAFKAATDTESDIPHLSGMAVVILEGLFSSLTYFFSRNGCHMVDFQLALQRYVKRDAGASGDWTHTLSLWCLNPAVVFKDIADLSLSVILTSGTLSPMNSFSSELGLQFGTTLEAPHVIDVESQVWPAVISTGPGNLPLNASYKTADEYAFQDALGKSLEEIFKIVPGGCLVFFPSYKLMGKLCKRWHGTGQWSQLNEKKNLFVEPRGGDQEEFDAVLKGYYDSICKGNKPVLGAKKSANKIAKKSHFAAFKCPRKSNIDGAAFLAVCRGKVSEGIDFSDDNARAVIIVGIPFPNINDIQVVLKKKYNDTHKSSKSLLSGNEWYCQQAFRALNQAAGRCIRHRFDYGAVMLLDERYHKERNTANVSKWLKKSIRHYNNFDTSMEELKSFFSDVKERVSKNMVNVSQSFEAKEEIIHSMGQNEGITKVKYQKLKKFDCCKRPENSEMKHDGQLASQGCMEVQQFVRMDVDADHSKEIIDLDCCPQKNSGYPKPSLSMAFSDADPDISIVKEIPNMDGIGSIYSPGSLNKDENSGLTSITIEASSHEMSFQSIALTNSSRASPNAQCSLVATPKKNVTLKMHSSILETESSLNLSVNSHTQKRRKSMYSPLVNFVNGQSDTPDYETPDSTSSVNYSMASRDANRKIEFSVETNGSEHKSKSNVPHVLTTNICVASSTSAGCVMDKRLQISCSLCKTPLGLPENQLHLACSLSSSSKCHLESLRTNVLKFHTGNTSSSGIPVIITDSASVDQRLLNSEGATGQGIWCEEDGCVFSTIFCPFCSSHNNCLGVQVMAANRSNVHLLNKILFYLDQLHIQNLKASSDRAPEDKDLLPAVDSSRDKASILNSFDRFSYSPQKQNMGGWRTTKSKLKLPKRRLLPEAED